The following are from one region of the Acidicapsa acidisoli genome:
- a CDS encoding AAA family ATPase: MTQVVRQSIANMLARFKEKQSKSSVTASGKRTVSLLQGSQISERPITWLWDGYLPSGKLTLLAGAGGTGKSTIAFNLASTITNGSNWPDGSRLTNPGNVLIWSSEDDPADTIKPRLMAVGANDTRYGVISGTIDEQGLRCPFDAALDMDGLRAAVKSIGGISLLIIDPIITAVTGDMHKANDVRRDLQTIVDFAAEMNCAVLGITHFAKGTAGRNSAERVIGSQAFAALARMVLVAAKEEDSQKRVFTRAKSNNSVDTGGFSYSIEPVSLRYGIIATRVVWGEPLEGSSRSILSEIEGEQVEDSSSKLAEAKAFLLETLRNGPVPSKELLEHARETRDIKRDTLIRAQKALSIT; encoded by the coding sequence ATGACGCAAGTGGTTCGCCAATCAATCGCGAACATGCTCGCACGGTTCAAGGAAAAGCAAAGCAAGTCGAGCGTAACAGCGAGCGGCAAACGTACCGTCAGTCTTCTACAAGGCTCACAGATAAGCGAGCGGCCTATTACGTGGCTTTGGGATGGATACCTGCCTTCTGGTAAGTTGACTCTGCTTGCTGGTGCTGGTGGGACTGGAAAATCAACCATCGCATTTAACCTTGCATCAACCATCACCAATGGAAGCAATTGGCCAGATGGCTCACGGTTAACGAACCCTGGAAATGTTCTAATCTGGAGTAGTGAGGACGATCCAGCCGATACGATTAAGCCGCGTCTCATGGCCGTAGGTGCAAACGACACCCGCTATGGAGTCATCAGTGGAACAATTGACGAGCAAGGCTTACGCTGCCCATTTGATGCTGCTCTTGATATGGATGGCCTGCGAGCAGCCGTGAAGTCGATAGGCGGAATATCCCTCCTTATCATCGATCCAATCATCACGGCAGTAACAGGCGATATGCACAAAGCGAATGACGTTCGACGCGACTTGCAAACCATCGTTGACTTCGCAGCCGAGATGAATTGCGCAGTATTGGGCATAACGCATTTTGCCAAAGGCACAGCAGGCAGGAATTCTGCCGAGCGTGTCATCGGCTCGCAAGCGTTTGCCGCATTAGCTCGCATGGTCCTGGTAGCAGCGAAAGAAGAGGATTCGCAGAAGCGAGTATTCACGCGAGCGAAGTCCAACAACTCAGTCGATACCGGAGGCTTCAGCTATTCAATCGAGCCTGTCTCACTTCGGTACGGAATCATTGCAACTCGCGTCGTATGGGGTGAGCCGTTGGAAGGATCGTCACGATCCATTTTATCTGAGATTGAGGGCGAGCAAGTAGAGGACAGTTCGAGCAAGCTGGCAGAGGCCAAAGCGTTTCTACTGGAGACACTACGCAATGGCCCTGTACCGTCGAAAGAACTTCTTGAGCACGCTCGCGAGACTCGCGACATCAAACGCGACACTTTGATTCGTGCTCAAAAGGCTCTCTCAATTACC